Proteins from one Listeria weihenstephanensis genomic window:
- a CDS encoding universal stress protein → MLQQYGRVLVAVDGSKEAESAFQKAIQVAKRNEGSLGLVHVIDTRAFSSVANYDTSMADKATEYADELLNGYKDDALKQGVTNVETYIEYGSPKTAITKEAAQAFKADLIMCGATGLNAVERLLIGSVSEYIIRHSPCDVLVVRTEDPVYKD, encoded by the coding sequence ATGTTACAACAATACGGTAGAGTTTTAGTTGCAGTCGATGGATCAAAAGAAGCGGAAAGTGCATTCCAAAAAGCAATTCAAGTTGCTAAAAGAAATGAAGGGTCACTTGGACTTGTTCACGTTATCGATACGCGTGCCTTCTCGTCTGTTGCAAACTACGACACATCAATGGCTGACAAAGCCACAGAATATGCGGACGAATTATTAAACGGATATAAAGATGATGCCTTAAAACAAGGTGTAACCAACGTTGAAACATACATCGAATATGGCTCTCCAAAAACAGCCATCACAAAAGAAGCTGCGCAAGCATTCAAAGCCGACCTCATTATGTGTGGTGCTACAGGCCTGAATGCAGTAGAACGTTTACTTATCGGTAGTGTCTCTGAATACATCATCCGCCACTCGCCTTGTGACGTACTTGTAGTTAGAACCGAAGATCCAGTGTATAAAGATTAA
- a CDS encoding NAD kinase, with translation MAETIFYFSYRKTEELQKHADELKKVTKEYGFEVTDDFEEATAIISIGGDGAFLKSVRETGFRSDCLYAGIALTEQLGQYCDFHVHQIDEIIKAAAEDRWLVRRYPTIYGTVNNSKAFYVLNEFNIRSSIIRTLQIDVYINDSLFETFRGDGMVISTPTGSTAYNKSINGSIVDPLLPSMQVSELASINNNRYRTLGSSFILSPKRKLRLDMRANGVNDFPIMGMDSEALSIQHVDEIKLEVGDRFVNIIKLHNNSFWDKVRRNFL, from the coding sequence ATGGCTGAAACAATTTTTTACTTTTCCTATCGCAAAACAGAAGAATTACAAAAACATGCCGATGAACTAAAAAAAGTAACGAAAGAATACGGTTTTGAAGTGACCGATGATTTCGAAGAGGCAACAGCAATTATCAGTATCGGTGGAGACGGCGCTTTCTTGAAATCCGTTCGCGAAACTGGTTTCCGTTCTGATTGTTTATATGCAGGCATTGCGCTTACCGAACAACTTGGACAATATTGCGATTTCCACGTACATCAAATCGATGAAATTATTAAAGCTGCGGCAGAAGATCGCTGGCTTGTTCGCCGTTACCCAACGATTTATGGTACGGTAAACAATTCCAAAGCTTTTTACGTGCTAAACGAGTTCAATATCCGTTCATCGATCATTCGTACACTGCAAATCGACGTGTATATCAATGATAGCTTGTTCGAAACATTCCGTGGTGATGGCATGGTTATTTCAACGCCAACAGGAAGTACCGCTTACAACAAATCCATTAACGGTTCGATTGTAGATCCGTTGTTACCATCCATGCAAGTGAGTGAGCTCGCTTCGATCAACAATAACCGCTACCGTACACTTGGTTCATCCTTCATTTTGAGCCCAAAACGTAAATTGCGTTTAGATATGCGTGCAAATGGCGTGAATGATTTCCCGATTATGGGGATGGATTCAGAGGCGCTTAGCATCCAACATGTAGATGAAATTAAACTTGAAGTTGGCGATCGCTTTGTGAATATTATCAAATTGCATAATAATTCATTCTGGGATAAAGTAAGACGTAATTTCTTGTAA
- a CDS encoding dUTP diphosphatase, translating to MKVEIKVKYAADQDARLNKLEQGDWIDLYANEEVHLASGDYKLIDLGLAMELPKGYEAHVVPRSSTYKHFGIIQSNSMGVIDESYCGENDFWKFPAIAMRDTVIEKGDRICQFRIMAKMPEVKITEVTSLGNADRGGFGSTGKK from the coding sequence ATGAAAGTGGAGATAAAAGTAAAATATGCAGCAGACCAAGATGCAAGACTAAATAAATTAGAACAGGGAGATTGGATCGATTTATACGCGAATGAAGAGGTTCACTTGGCTTCCGGCGACTATAAATTGATCGATCTGGGGCTTGCGATGGAGCTACCAAAAGGATACGAAGCCCATGTTGTACCGCGTTCTAGTACATATAAACATTTCGGGATTATTCAGTCGAATAGTATGGGAGTCATCGATGAAAGCTATTGCGGCGAGAATGATTTCTGGAAATTCCCTGCGATCGCGATGCGTGACACAGTCATTGAAAAAGGCGATCGAATTTGTCAGTTTAGAATCATGGCGAAGATGCCAGAGGTGAAAATAACTGAAGTAACAAGTCTTGGGAATGCAGATCGTGGTGGATTTGGTTCGACTGGGAAGAAATAA
- a CDS encoding acetate kinase, with amino-acid sequence MEKTIAINAGSSSLKFQLYDMPSERVITAGIVERIGLKDSIFTISVDGEKIKEVTDIPDHEVAVQMVLDKLISHNIIKSYDEITGVGHRVVHGGEKFTESVLIDDKVIADIEQLSELAPLHNPANVTGIRAFRKVLPNIVAVAVFDTAFHQTMPQSSYLYSLPYNYYKDYGIRKYGFHGTSHKYVSERASELLGRPVEELRLITCHLGNGASIAAIEGGKSMDTSMGFTPLAGVSMGTRSGNIDPALVPFIMEKTGKTAEQVLDVLNKESGMLGVSGISSDLRDLESEAAKGNDRAELALDVFVDGIHKFIGSYAARMNGVDAIIFTAGIGENSAYIRERVLRGLEFMGVYWDPALNQVHGVEAFLNYPHSPVKVIVIPTNEELVIARDVEMIRARG; translated from the coding sequence ATGGAAAAAACAATTGCAATTAATGCTGGGAGTTCATCACTTAAATTCCAATTATACGACATGCCATCAGAACGAGTTATTACAGCGGGAATCGTAGAGCGTATTGGCTTGAAAGACTCGATTTTCACAATCTCCGTCGATGGAGAAAAAATCAAAGAAGTAACGGATATTCCGGATCATGAAGTTGCGGTTCAAATGGTTCTTGATAAATTGATTTCGCACAATATTATCAAATCATATGACGAGATTACAGGTGTGGGTCACCGTGTTGTTCATGGCGGCGAAAAATTCACAGAATCTGTCCTTATTGATGATAAAGTTATTGCTGATATTGAGCAACTTTCTGAGCTTGCGCCACTTCATAACCCAGCGAACGTTACAGGTATTCGCGCATTCCGTAAAGTATTGCCGAATATCGTTGCGGTAGCAGTTTTTGATACAGCATTCCACCAAACAATGCCACAATCAAGCTACCTTTATAGTTTACCGTACAACTATTATAAAGACTATGGCATCCGTAAGTATGGTTTCCACGGTACGAGTCATAAATATGTTTCTGAGCGTGCCTCAGAGCTACTTGGTCGTCCTGTAGAAGAGTTGCGTTTAATCACGTGTCACTTAGGAAACGGTGCTAGTATCGCGGCGATTGAAGGCGGTAAATCTATGGATACATCGATGGGCTTCACGCCACTTGCAGGTGTTTCTATGGGAACTCGTTCTGGTAACATTGATCCTGCGCTCGTGCCATTTATTATGGAGAAAACAGGGAAAACAGCAGAGCAAGTATTGGACGTATTAAACAAAGAATCAGGTATGCTAGGCGTATCCGGTATTTCAAGTGATCTTCGTGACCTTGAAAGTGAAGCGGCAAAAGGAAATGATCGTGCGGAATTAGCGCTAGACGTTTTCGTTGACGGCATTCACAAATTTATCGGATCTTATGCTGCACGTATGAACGGCGTCGATGCGATTATTTTCACAGCTGGTATTGGTGAAAACAGTGCGTACATCCGCGAGCGTGTTCTTCGTGGCTTAGAGTTCATGGGCGTTTATTGGGATCCAGCTCTAAACCAAGTTCACGGTGTAGAAGCATTCCTAAACTACCCGCATTCTCCAGTAAAAGTAATTGTTATCCCAACAAACGAAGAATTGGTTATTGCGCGCGATGTTGAAATGATTCGTGCAAGAGGCTAA
- a CDS encoding RDD family protein — protein sequence MMEQETLQQTERPVFKYEPPKDEKMGFPAQYYAGFWIRFMAYLVDLLVTTAVSGILISPIFRLADWNMDRSFFAIYGALLTLVFLAYFIVMTKFWGQTLGKMIFGIRVVSLKNEKLTWPNVLFREGALRFVTSVVWGLYLVCAFTPKKQGIADLLEGTAVVHEGYLKLDKDWN from the coding sequence CTGATGGAACAGGAAACGTTGCAACAAACCGAACGTCCAGTGTTTAAATATGAGCCTCCAAAAGACGAAAAGATGGGTTTTCCAGCGCAATATTATGCGGGTTTTTGGATTCGTTTTATGGCGTATCTGGTCGATTTACTGGTGACGACGGCCGTTTCAGGCATATTGATTAGTCCTATTTTCAGGTTGGCTGATTGGAACATGGATCGTTCGTTTTTCGCGATCTACGGTGCGCTTTTAACCCTTGTATTCCTCGCCTATTTTATCGTGATGACGAAGTTTTGGGGTCAAACGCTGGGTAAAATGATTTTCGGGATTCGCGTGGTTTCATTGAAAAACGAGAAGTTAACATGGCCAAATGTTCTTTTTCGCGAAGGGGCGTTGCGCTTTGTCACGTCGGTCGTTTGGGGATTGTACCTTGTTTGTGCGTTTACACCGAAGAAGCAGGGAATTGCGGATTTACTGGAAGGCACGGCCGTTGTACACGAAGGCTATTTAAAATTGGATAAAGATTGGAATTAA
- the ald gene encoding alanine dehydrogenase, whose protein sequence is MLIGVPKEIKNNENRVAMTPASVLSYVQSGHKVLVEKNAGVGSAFHDEDYVKAGATIVETAAEAWAADMVVKVKEPIASEYGYFREGLLLFTYLHLANEPELAKALTEKKVNSVAYETVELDDRSLPLLSPMSEVAGRMAAQIGTQFLQRNNGGRGILLSGVPGVERGEVVIIGGGMAGTNAAKVAIGLGANVTILDLNLHRLRELDDIFGNQITTLMSNAFNIETAVKKADLVVGAVLIPGARAPKLVKESLVKEMKPGAVIVDIAIDQGGIFETTDRVTTHDDPTYEKHGVVHYAVANMPGAVPRTSTIALTNATLQFGLTLANKGLADAVLGNLSLYKGVNTIGGYVTYKAVADDLGYEYKAVEEALV, encoded by the coding sequence GTGTTAATAGGTGTTCCAAAAGAGATTAAGAATAATGAAAATCGTGTAGCAATGACGCCAGCCAGTGTTTTATCTTACGTTCAATCAGGCCATAAAGTGCTTGTAGAGAAGAATGCAGGTGTTGGTTCTGCGTTCCATGATGAAGATTATGTGAAAGCTGGTGCAACGATCGTAGAAACGGCAGCAGAAGCGTGGGCTGCGGATATGGTTGTGAAAGTGAAGGAACCGATTGCGTCAGAATATGGTTATTTCCGCGAAGGTTTACTGCTATTTACATATTTGCATTTAGCAAATGAACCGGAACTTGCAAAAGCATTAACTGAGAAAAAAGTGAATAGTGTGGCGTATGAAACTGTCGAGCTCGACGATCGTTCGTTGCCGTTACTTAGCCCAATGAGTGAGGTTGCTGGTCGTATGGCAGCGCAGATTGGGACGCAATTTTTACAAAGAAATAATGGCGGACGCGGTATTTTACTTAGCGGTGTGCCAGGCGTTGAACGTGGGGAAGTTGTTATTATCGGTGGCGGTATGGCCGGAACGAACGCTGCAAAAGTAGCGATTGGGCTTGGTGCTAACGTGACGATTCTAGATCTGAACTTGCATCGTTTACGCGAATTAGATGATATTTTTGGCAATCAAATTACGACGTTGATGAGTAATGCTTTCAATATCGAAACAGCCGTGAAAAAAGCTGATTTGGTAGTTGGTGCGGTACTTATTCCAGGCGCGCGTGCTCCAAAACTTGTGAAAGAATCGCTTGTGAAGGAGATGAAACCAGGTGCGGTTATCGTGGATATTGCGATTGACCAAGGTGGTATCTTCGAAACGACGGATCGCGTGACGACTCATGATGATCCGACGTATGAAAAACATGGCGTCGTGCATTATGCTGTGGCGAATATGCCTGGCGCAGTGCCACGTACATCGACCATCGCGCTGACGAATGCGACATTGCAGTTCGGCTTGACACTTGCGAATAAAGGCCTTGCTGATGCGGTTCTTGGCAATCTTTCGCTGTATAAAGGTGTGAATACGATCGGCGGTTATGTGACGTATAAAGCCGTTGCGGATGATTTAGGCTATGAATATAAAGCGGTAGAAGAAGCTTTGGTCTAA
- the sppA gene encoding signal peptide peptidase SppA, which produces MNAKRWIAIGIVAALLVVSGITKIASTLLASDDENEMSLVDSLMATDSGVAEVVMEEGNPDKRIAVLSIDGAIQDTGSSDSLLGGSEGYNHTSFMDQLEQIREDDSVSGVLLNVNSPGGGVVESAEIRDKILQIKKEKKLPVYVSFGSMAASGGYYVSAPADKIFASPETLTGSIGVIMQGYDFSELMKKVGISDNTIKSGKYKDIMSSTRPMTAEEKAIMQSMIDDSYSQFVKVVAEGRHMTDAEVRKIADGRIYDGRQAKANGLIDAFGYEEQALDALKKEQDLKGAQVFEYDSSGGSLASLFSSSVSQIVGQKSEAHQAVQLMNMMEAPRLMYLYGK; this is translated from the coding sequence GTGAATGCAAAAAGATGGATAGCGATCGGAATTGTGGCTGCATTATTAGTAGTAAGCGGCATCACGAAGATCGCAAGTACGCTTCTCGCAAGCGATGATGAAAATGAAATGTCCCTTGTAGATTCGTTAATGGCGACGGATTCTGGTGTAGCGGAAGTGGTTATGGAAGAAGGTAACCCTGATAAACGGATTGCGGTGCTTTCGATTGATGGCGCGATTCAAGATACAGGTTCCAGTGACTCGCTTCTTGGCGGTAGTGAAGGCTACAACCACACGAGTTTCATGGATCAACTGGAGCAAATTCGCGAGGATGACTCCGTTTCTGGTGTGCTTCTAAACGTGAATTCACCGGGTGGTGGCGTTGTGGAATCGGCTGAAATTCGCGATAAAATTTTACAGATCAAAAAAGAGAAGAAGTTGCCCGTGTATGTTTCATTCGGGAGCATGGCCGCATCAGGCGGTTACTACGTTTCAGCACCAGCCGATAAGATTTTTGCGAGCCCAGAAACTCTGACTGGTTCGATCGGTGTTATTATGCAAGGGTATGATTTCAGCGAATTAATGAAGAAAGTCGGTATTTCGGATAACACGATTAAGAGTGGGAAATATAAGGATATCATGAGTTCGACGCGCCCGATGACGGCAGAAGAAAAAGCGATTATGCAGTCGATGATTGATGATTCTTACAGTCAATTCGTGAAAGTCGTGGCGGAAGGTCGTCATATGACAGATGCCGAAGTTCGCAAAATTGCAGATGGTCGGATTTACGATGGTCGCCAAGCGAAAGCGAACGGCTTAATCGATGCGTTTGGATATGAAGAACAAGCGCTTGATGCTCTGAAAAAAGAGCAAGATTTAAAAGGTGCACAAGTGTTTGAGTACGATTCAAGCGGTGGCAGTTTAGCGTCGTTATTCTCATCGTCTGTTAGTCAAATCGTTGGACAAAAAAGTGAGGCACATCAAGCGGTTCAGTTGATGAATATGATGGAAGCGCCTCGTTTAATGTACTTGTATGGAAAATAA
- a CDS encoding LicD family protein: MLTQIREEQLAILRYFIQICEDNGLTYYLDGGTLAGSQLYKGYLPLDDDIDISMPRSDYETLIKVVSLEHDSTFIVESFRNNYSCHVTFAKIKKRNTSYWEVTTKRMTENFIDIFPLDQVKRREGLKWILRVAFIQNLKGLLFLRQINKDIRFSKKMMLYSTYFIPSLVIHKILYYLMTYQNGKDARFVANFPGMVRSEERASKYEDYFPQIKTTFCEIQVNVPRNSKQILIDIYGDHVQQYVQVKHFEVKRNSSI, from the coding sequence ATGCTGACACAGATTCGAGAAGAACAGCTCGCTATCTTAAGATATTTCATCCAAATATGTGAAGATAATGGGCTAACATACTATTTAGATGGTGGGACACTTGCAGGGAGTCAGTTATATAAAGGCTATTTACCGCTTGATGATGACATTGATATTTCTATGCCACGTAGCGATTATGAAACATTGATAAAAGTGGTATCCTTGGAACATGATAGTACTTTTATTGTAGAATCGTTTCGCAACAACTATTCTTGTCATGTAACATTTGCTAAAATAAAAAAAAGAAATACGAGTTATTGGGAAGTAACAACAAAGCGGATGACCGAAAATTTTATTGATATATTTCCTTTGGATCAAGTGAAACGCAGAGAGGGATTGAAATGGATATTAAGGGTAGCTTTTATTCAAAACCTAAAAGGCCTTTTGTTTTTGAGGCAGATAAATAAGGATATAAGGTTTTCTAAAAAGATGATGCTCTACAGCACTTATTTTATTCCTTCTCTAGTTATTCACAAAATATTATATTATTTGATGACCTATCAGAATGGGAAAGATGCTCGATTTGTAGCTAATTTCCCTGGGATGGTTCGTAGTGAAGAACGTGCGAGCAAATATGAGGATTACTTTCCACAAATAAAGACAACATTTTGTGAAATTCAGGTGAATGTGCCCCGTAATAGCAAACAAATTCTGATTGATATTTATGGCGATCATGTACAACAGTATGTACAAGTGAAACATTTTGAAGTGAAGCGAAATAGCTCTATATGA
- the tpx gene encoding thiol peroxidase has translation MAEVTFKGTPMTLVGKEVKVGDTAPDFTVLNQSLEAVTLSDYDGKVKIISVIPSIDTGVCSQQTRKFNEDASGLDNTAILTISVDLPFAQKKWCAAEGLPNVITLSDHRDLSFGEAYGVVMKELRLLARSVFVLDSNNKIVHAEYVGEGTNHPDYDTAIAKAKEAK, from the coding sequence ATGGCAGAAGTTACATTTAAGGGGACCCCAATGACATTAGTTGGGAAAGAAGTAAAAGTTGGTGACACAGCGCCTGATTTCACGGTTTTAAACCAGAGTCTTGAAGCCGTAACATTAAGCGATTACGACGGCAAGGTGAAAATAATCAGCGTGATTCCATCAATTGATACAGGTGTCTGCTCGCAACAAACACGCAAATTCAATGAAGATGCGTCTGGCTTAGATAACACGGCGATACTTACAATTTCTGTTGATTTACCATTTGCGCAAAAGAAATGGTGCGCGGCAGAAGGGCTTCCAAACGTAATTACACTTTCTGATCATCGCGATCTTTCATTCGGCGAGGCGTATGGCGTAGTTATGAAAGAATTACGCTTGCTGGCACGTTCTGTTTTCGTTCTTGATAGCAATAACAAGATCGTGCATGCGGAATACGTTGGTGAAGGCACGAATCATCCGGATTATGATACAGCAATCGCAAAGGCAAAAGAAGCAAAATAA
- a CDS encoding lipopolysaccharide biosynthesis protein, with protein MKKNIIIGVGMQSVYLLASFGIRTLFIHTLGEVYVGMDRLFSNILTLLSFAELGIGEAIIFQLYKPVVQKNYDKARDFLLFYRKIYRWIGSLIFILGLCLVPYIMSLSLLGEAGDVEVGLIFILYVANTSLSYFFTYRKALFLVQQQEYINVLYKQGSFLVQAVLQGIYLYMTHDLIGFLVIQILCTFLFNLFQSMYAYRKFPEYLKGRPNPLEKLEIRAIVENVKGIVLYMASGALVFGTESIFITYFLGLQMTGIYSNYTLIFSAVVSILARAMRGLLGSLGQMNAKNDLEQSYRVFNKLYLVIGIVYSVIGLMLFFIINPFIGLWIGDSFILPQYVVLVLVIQFFINGMQYPAYSYRTTLGLYTNGRLSPVALIFIYGVLSVLLIPRIGVAGSALSMFAARLCTTTWVDPYLVFHDFFKRKSGRFIWRHYGIITLCIMLLSLLTIIIW; from the coding sequence ATGAAAAAAAACATAATTATCGGCGTCGGGATGCAGAGTGTTTATTTGTTAGCATCTTTTGGAATACGTACGTTATTTATCCATACGTTGGGCGAGGTATACGTTGGGATGGACCGCTTATTTTCTAATATCTTAACGTTGCTTTCCTTTGCAGAGTTGGGAATTGGCGAGGCAATTATATTCCAGCTATATAAACCAGTCGTTCAAAAAAATTATGATAAGGCTAGGGATTTTCTTCTTTTTTATCGGAAAATTTATCGATGGATTGGTAGCCTTATTTTTATTTTAGGATTGTGTCTGGTTCCTTATATTATGAGTCTTTCTTTACTTGGTGAGGCGGGGGATGTTGAGGTTGGTCTCATTTTTATTCTATATGTTGCGAATACAAGCCTTAGCTATTTCTTTACGTACCGAAAAGCCTTGTTTTTAGTGCAGCAACAAGAATATATTAATGTGCTCTATAAACAAGGTAGTTTCTTAGTACAAGCTGTTTTGCAGGGGATTTATTTGTACATGACGCACGACTTGATTGGCTTTTTGGTTATTCAAATTCTATGTACGTTTTTGTTTAATTTATTCCAATCTATGTATGCGTACCGAAAGTTTCCAGAGTATTTGAAAGGGCGACCGAATCCACTTGAAAAACTAGAAATACGGGCTATCGTGGAAAATGTGAAAGGGATCGTTCTATATATGGCAAGTGGTGCTTTAGTTTTTGGGACGGAGAGTATCTTTATCACGTATTTTTTAGGTCTACAAATGACGGGAATATATTCGAATTATACGCTGATTTTTAGTGCGGTTGTTAGTATTCTTGCAAGGGCTATGCGAGGATTGCTTGGTTCCCTTGGACAAATGAACGCTAAAAATGATTTGGAACAGTCCTATCGTGTTTTTAATAAATTGTATTTGGTAATTGGAATTGTTTACAGTGTGATTGGATTAATGCTTTTCTTCATTATTAATCCGTTTATTGGACTATGGATTGGGGACAGCTTTATTTTACCGCAATATGTGGTTCTTGTTCTTGTCATTCAGTTTTTTATAAATGGCATGCAATATCCAGCGTATTCGTACAGGACAACGCTAGGATTATATACGAATGGGCGATTATCACCAGTGGCTTTAATCTTTATTTACGGGGTTTTATCCGTTCTTTTGATACCGCGGATTGGCGTGGCTGGCAGCGCTCTTAGTATGTTTGCTGCACGGCTATGCACGACAACGTGGGTTGATCCGTATCTTGTATTTCATGACTTTTTCAAGCGCAAAAGTGGTAGGTTCATATGGCGGCATTATGGGATTATTACGCTATGCATCATGCTACTTAGTTTGCTGACTATCATTATTTGGTAG
- a CDS encoding class I SAM-dependent methyltransferase — protein sequence MTNATVEELFRVLDDTAIIIQNELEMSYLEAVYETGENLFQKEVLQKDELSAEAIKNLEERYGSVQLEEFAKEDIRKSYQLALLKGMKHGIQVNHQMTPDSIGFIIGYLVDKAFSGEKQIRLLDPACGTGNLIATIVNQLEGKLELDATGVDIDDLLISLAYVGADLERLPINLLHQDGLGNMLVDPVDVVVSDLPVGYYPDDTRAAEFELHHEEGHSFAHFLFMEQGMRYTKPGGYLFFLVPSSMFGTSDFAKVDRFIKKHGHIQGIIQLPETLFASEGARKSILILQKGADDLQPPKEVLLANLPSLTDPRATANVLAKIENWFNENK from the coding sequence TTGACAAATGCAACAGTTGAGGAATTATTCCGTGTTCTCGATGATACAGCGATTATTATTCAGAATGAACTCGAGATGAGTTATCTGGAAGCTGTTTATGAGACAGGAGAGAATTTATTTCAGAAAGAGGTACTTCAAAAGGATGAACTTTCTGCTGAGGCGATCAAAAATCTGGAAGAGCGGTATGGTTCTGTTCAGTTGGAGGAGTTTGCAAAAGAAGATATCCGTAAGAGTTATCAACTTGCACTCTTAAAAGGTATGAAGCATGGTATACAAGTCAATCATCAAATGACGCCGGACTCGATTGGGTTCATTATTGGCTATTTGGTAGATAAGGCTTTTTCTGGTGAGAAGCAGATTCGCTTACTTGATCCTGCATGTGGAACGGGTAACTTAATCGCAACGATCGTGAATCAGTTGGAAGGCAAATTGGAGCTTGATGCTACAGGCGTTGATATTGATGATTTGCTGATTTCACTTGCCTATGTCGGCGCTGATTTGGAACGTTTACCGATCAATCTTTTACATCAAGATGGGCTTGGCAACATGCTTGTCGATCCAGTGGATGTAGTTGTCAGCGATTTACCGGTGGGGTATTATCCTGATGACACGCGCGCGGCAGAGTTTGAACTACATCACGAGGAAGGTCATTCTTTTGCACATTTCCTATTCATGGAACAAGGCATGCGCTACACAAAGCCAGGAGGATATTTATTTTTCCTAGTGCCGAGCTCGATGTTTGGAACGTCCGATTTTGCGAAAGTAGATCGCTTTATTAAAAAACACGGACATATCCAAGGTATTATTCAGTTGCCAGAAACACTTTTTGCGTCAGAGGGAGCTCGAAAAAGTATCCTGATTTTGCAAAAAGGGGCAGATGATCTGCAGCCACCAAAAGAAGTATTACTTGCGAATTTACCTAGTTTGACCGATCCAAGAGCGACGGCAAACGTGTTAGCTAAAATTGAAAACTGGTTTAACGAAAACAAGTAA